One window from the genome of Microbulbifer sp. ALW1 encodes:
- a CDS encoding LamG-like jellyroll fold domain-containing protein — MRFLLFFILLVSFQVSHADFWSGSSRNFLRTQLGNKVAISCHNCYAIDNKVLSLEETLSYIHSGQAAGADLIEIDMVAHNNSWVVRHDGIPKGSSETEDPEYLGPDFELVFQDSAFRNGSQVPFIELKSKLGPNVGDHYANLLIGTLNDLGYLESGKIVVIRSFHLDTLKEIKTALSGLTAQKQSRVKLSRAYRTNFEPDVELCENSEACGKLEAWQKDIARVKSNGYEMVELNFQTKNIASLIEYAKSLGLAVNLWTIRDYSEVFAAIFRESVDALTIDQNKGQWERSRETNIRIARSVISDPTNILHLNMAGQNYTNSNYLNYVDQTASRQIYRFSNGHPSWEWLGAIGEDRFGGSLIFDKNNAHFVRLHDGDNNSGEGFLVHAVVNFDSFSGSPTQAIVSKADTGGFALELSGGYLRFGVHVNGAYHYVKYPQQNFNGTDTYQIVGVYDGSGGVRMWVDGKEVGTPPVVDGEVTKNNSPIVIGADPQGWSNQRFFFSGKIQQVNVQRWGHH; from the coding sequence GTGAGATTTCTTTTATTTTTTATCTTGTTGGTGTCTTTTCAGGTATCGCATGCTGATTTTTGGTCTGGAAGCAGTCGTAATTTTCTCCGGACACAATTGGGGAATAAAGTGGCGATTTCCTGCCATAACTGTTACGCCATAGATAATAAAGTTTTAAGTTTAGAGGAAACGCTTTCATATATTCATAGTGGTCAGGCTGCAGGTGCCGATCTAATAGAAATAGATATGGTGGCGCATAATAACAGCTGGGTAGTAAGGCATGATGGTATCCCTAAGGGTTCCTCTGAAACTGAGGACCCTGAGTACCTAGGCCCGGATTTTGAACTGGTGTTTCAGGATTCTGCTTTCAGAAATGGTTCCCAAGTACCGTTTATAGAGTTGAAGTCGAAACTTGGACCAAACGTAGGTGATCACTATGCCAACCTTCTGATCGGCACACTAAACGATCTTGGCTATCTGGAGTCAGGGAAAATAGTGGTTATTCGATCTTTTCATTTAGATACTTTGAAAGAAATTAAAACTGCCTTGTCCGGATTGACTGCTCAAAAGCAATCGCGAGTCAAGTTAAGTCGAGCTTACCGTACTAATTTTGAGCCAGATGTTGAGCTTTGTGAAAATTCTGAGGCTTGCGGAAAACTTGAAGCTTGGCAGAAAGATATCGCCAGGGTTAAGTCGAATGGATATGAAATGGTGGAGCTCAATTTTCAAACCAAAAATATTGCGAGTCTTATTGAGTACGCTAAGTCGTTAGGTTTGGCGGTAAACCTGTGGACAATAAGAGATTACTCGGAAGTTTTTGCGGCAATCTTTCGGGAGAGTGTAGATGCCTTGACCATAGACCAAAATAAAGGGCAATGGGAGAGAAGTCGGGAAACGAATATCCGAATTGCCAGGTCGGTGATATCCGATCCAACCAATATTCTACATCTGAATATGGCAGGTCAAAATTATACTAATAGCAACTATCTGAATTATGTGGATCAGACTGCGAGCCGGCAGATTTACCGCTTTAGCAACGGGCATCCCAGTTGGGAGTGGCTTGGGGCCATTGGTGAAGATCGGTTTGGCGGTTCATTAATTTTTGATAAGAATAATGCTCACTTTGTGCGACTGCACGATGGAGACAATAATTCAGGTGAGGGTTTTTTAGTGCATGCTGTAGTTAACTTTGATTCGTTTTCGGGAAGTCCCACACAGGCGATCGTCAGCAAAGCCGATACTGGAGGCTTTGCGCTTGAATTAAGTGGCGGCTATTTACGATTTGGTGTGCACGTTAATGGTGCGTATCATTACGTTAAATATCCACAGCAAAATTTTAATGGGACAGATACCTATCAAATAGTTGGCGTCTACGATGGCAGTGGTGGCGTTAGAATGTGGGTGGACGGAAAAGAGGTAGGTACGCCCCCCGTTGTAGATGGAGAGGTTACGAAAAATAATTCGCCTATCGTTATAGGTGCTGATCCACAGGGTTGGTCAAATCAACGATTTTTCTTTTCCGGGAAAATACAGCAGGTAAATGTTCAGCGTTGGGGGCATCACTGA
- the tuf gene encoding elongation factor Tu: MGKEKFERSKPHVNVGTIGHVDHGKTTLTAALTRVCSEVWGGAAVAFDGIDNAPEERERGITIATSHVEYESPTRHYAHVDCPGHADYVKNMITGAAQMDGAILVCGATDGPMPQTREHILLSRQVGVPYIVVFLNKADLLAEDCGGAGSEEYAEMMELVEMELRELLDQYEFPGDDTPIIAGSALMALNGEDADEMGTSAVKKLVETLDAYIPEPERAIDQPFLMPIEDVFSISGRGTVVTGRVERGIVRTGDEIQIVGIKETTSTTCTGVEMFRKLLDEGRAGENIGALLRGTKRDEVERGQVLAKPGSITPHTKFEAEVYVLSKDEGGRHTPFFKGYRPQFYFRTTDVTGACELPEGTEMVMPGDNVQMTVTLIAPIAMEDGLRFAIREGGRTVGAGVVAKIIE, translated from the coding sequence ATGGGAAAAGAAAAGTTTGAACGTTCCAAGCCCCACGTAAACGTGGGCACCATCGGTCACGTTGACCACGGTAAAACCACCCTGACTGCTGCGCTGACCCGCGTATGTTCCGAAGTATGGGGCGGCGCTGCCGTTGCCTTCGACGGTATCGACAATGCACCGGAAGAGCGTGAGCGCGGTATCACCATCGCCACCTCTCACGTTGAATACGAGTCCCCGACCCGCCACTACGCACACGTAGACTGCCCGGGCCACGCCGACTACGTTAAAAACATGATTACCGGTGCTGCTCAGATGGACGGCGCTATCCTGGTATGTGGCGCGACTGACGGCCCTATGCCGCAGACCCGTGAGCACATCCTGCTGTCCCGTCAGGTAGGTGTACCTTACATCGTAGTATTCCTGAACAAAGCTGACCTGCTGGCAGAAGACTGTGGCGGCGCTGGTTCTGAAGAATACGCCGAGATGATGGAACTGGTAGAGATGGAGCTGCGCGAGCTGCTGGATCAATACGAATTCCCGGGTGACGACACTCCGATCATCGCTGGTTCTGCCCTGATGGCACTGAACGGTGAAGATGCAGACGAAATGGGCACCAGCGCTGTTAAGAAGCTGGTAGAAACCCTGGACGCCTACATCCCTGAGCCTGAGCGTGCTATCGATCAGCCGTTCCTGATGCCGATCGAAGACGTGTTCTCCATCTCTGGTCGCGGTACCGTAGTAACCGGCCGTGTAGAGCGTGGTATCGTTCGCACTGGTGACGAAATCCAGATCGTTGGTATCAAAGAAACCACTTCTACTACCTGTACTGGTGTGGAAATGTTCCGCAAGCTGCTCGACGAAGGTCGTGCTGGTGAGAACATCGGCGCCCTGCTGCGCGGCACCAAGCGTGACGAAGTAGAGCGTGGTCAGGTACTGGCGAAGCCGGGTTCCATCACTCCGCACACCAAGTTCGAAGCGGAAGTGTACGTACTGTCTAAGGACGAAGGTGGCCGTCACACCCCGTTCTTCAAGGGCTACCGTCCGCAGTTCTACTTCCGTACCACCGACGTAACTGGTGCGTGTGAACTGCCGGAAGGTACCGAGATGGTAATGCCGGGCGATAACGTTCAAATGACCGTTACCCTGATCGCTCCGATCGCCATGGAAGACGGTCTGCGCTTCGCGATTCGCGAAGGTGGCCGTACCGTTGGTGCTGGCGTTGTAGCCAAGATCATCGAGTAA
- the fusA gene encoding elongation factor G, whose protein sequence is MARKTPIERYRNIGICAHVDAGKTTTTERVLFYTGLSHKIGEVHEGAATMDWMEQEQERGITITSAATTCFWAGMQQQFPQHRVNIIDTPGHVDFTIEVERSLRVLDGAVVVLCGSSGVQPQTETVWRQANKYQVPRMVFVNKMDRAGADFRKVVGQLKTRLNATAVPLQMTIGSEDEFKGVVDLLKMKAILWNEEDMGMTFEYGDIPAEMQDECEEMREFLVEAAAEANEELMEKYLEEGELTEEEIKAAIRQRTLANEIVPVLGGSAFKNKGVQAMLDAVIEYLPAPTEVKAIEGTLEDGETVETREADDNAPFAALAFKIATDPFVGTLTFFRVYSGKLESGTAVYNSVKMKKERVGRMVQMHSNDRKEIKEVLAGDIAAAIGLKDVTTGDTLCAEDAKIVLERMEFPEPVISVAVEPKSKPDQEKMGIALGKLAQEDPSFRVKTDEETGQTIISGMGELHLDIIVDRMRREFSVEANIGKPQVAYREAIRNTSEIEGKFVRQSGGRGQYGHVWVKFEPAEDTSEEKLVFENAIVGGVVPKEYIPAVAKGIEEQMKNGVLAGYPLLGLKATLYDGSFHDVDSNEMAFKIAGSMATKKLAQVGGAVLLEPVMKVEVVTPEENMGDVVGDLNRRRGLIQGMEDSASGKIVNAEVPLAEMFGYATDLRSATQGRATYTMEFEKYAEAPKNVADEIIAKNKA, encoded by the coding sequence GTGGCACGTAAAACGCCTATCGAACGCTATCGCAATATCGGTATCTGCGCCCACGTAGACGCCGGTAAAACCACTACCACCGAGCGCGTACTCTTCTACACTGGTCTGTCCCACAAAATCGGTGAGGTGCACGAAGGCGCCGCAACCATGGACTGGATGGAGCAGGAGCAGGAGCGTGGTATTACCATTACTTCCGCAGCGACCACCTGTTTCTGGGCTGGTATGCAGCAGCAGTTCCCGCAGCACCGTGTAAACATCATCGACACCCCCGGACACGTTGACTTCACCATTGAAGTAGAACGCTCCCTGCGTGTTCTCGACGGTGCCGTGGTCGTACTGTGTGGTTCTTCCGGCGTACAGCCGCAGACCGAAACCGTATGGCGCCAGGCCAACAAGTACCAGGTTCCGCGCATGGTATTTGTAAACAAAATGGACCGCGCTGGTGCCGACTTCCGCAAGGTTGTAGGCCAGCTGAAAACCCGTCTGAACGCCACTGCAGTACCGCTGCAGATGACCATCGGTTCTGAAGACGAGTTCAAGGGCGTTGTCGACCTGCTGAAAATGAAAGCCATCCTGTGGAACGAAGAAGACATGGGCATGACTTTCGAATACGGCGATATCCCGGCGGAAATGCAGGACGAGTGCGAAGAAATGCGCGAGTTCCTGGTTGAAGCGGCTGCGGAAGCCAACGAAGAGTTGATGGAAAAATACCTGGAAGAAGGTGAGCTGACCGAAGAAGAGATCAAGGCAGCTATCCGTCAGCGTACCCTGGCTAACGAAATCGTACCGGTTCTGGGCGGCTCTGCGTTCAAGAACAAGGGCGTACAGGCCATGCTGGACGCGGTTATCGAATACCTGCCGGCGCCGACCGAAGTTAAGGCGATCGAAGGTACTCTGGAAGACGGCGAAACCGTTGAAACCCGTGAAGCCGACGACAATGCGCCGTTCGCTGCACTGGCGTTCAAAATCGCTACCGACCCCTTCGTTGGTACTCTGACCTTCTTCCGCGTTTACTCCGGTAAGCTGGAGAGCGGCACCGCGGTATACAACTCCGTGAAGATGAAGAAAGAGCGCGTCGGCCGTATGGTGCAGATGCACTCCAACGACCGTAAAGAGATCAAAGAAGTACTGGCAGGCGACATCGCTGCTGCGATCGGCCTGAAAGACGTGACCACTGGTGACACCCTGTGTGCCGAAGACGCCAAGATCGTTCTCGAGCGCATGGAGTTCCCGGAGCCGGTAATCTCCGTAGCGGTAGAGCCTAAGTCCAAGCCGGACCAGGAAAAAATGGGTATCGCACTGGGCAAGCTGGCTCAGGAAGACCCGTCTTTCCGCGTGAAGACCGACGAAGAGACTGGCCAGACCATCATCTCCGGTATGGGTGAGCTGCACCTGGACATCATCGTCGACCGTATGCGTCGCGAGTTCAGCGTAGAAGCCAACATCGGTAAGCCGCAGGTAGCCTACCGTGAAGCTATCCGCAACACCTCTGAGATCGAAGGCAAGTTCGTTCGTCAGTCCGGTGGTCGCGGTCAGTACGGTCACGTATGGGTGAAATTCGAGCCGGCTGAAGACACTTCTGAAGAGAAGCTGGTCTTCGAAAACGCCATCGTTGGTGGTGTGGTACCGAAGGAATACATTCCTGCGGTAGCCAAGGGTATCGAAGAGCAGATGAAAAACGGTGTACTTGCCGGCTACCCACTGCTGGGCCTGAAGGCTACCCTGTACGATGGCTCCTTCCACGATGTGGACTCCAACGAAATGGCGTTCAAGATCGCCGGTTCTATGGCAACCAAGAAGCTGGCCCAGGTCGGCGGCGCGGTACTGCTCGAGCCGGTCATGAAAGTGGAAGTGGTTACTCCGGAAGAGAACATGGGTGACGTGGTTGGTGACCTCAACCGTCGTCGCGGCCTGATCCAGGGTATGGAAGATTCTGCCTCTGGTAAGATTGTGAATGCGGAAGTGCCGCTGGCCGAGATGTTCGGTTACGCCACTGACCTGCGTTCTGCTACCCAGGGCCGTGCGACCTACACCATGGAATTCGAGAAGTACGCGGAAGCGCCGAAAAACGTCGCTGACGAAATCATCGCCAAGAACAAAGCTTAA
- the rpsG gene encoding 30S ribosomal protein S7 encodes MPRRRVVAKREVLPDPKFGNVTLAKFMNHVMISGKKSVAESIVYGALDLVSEKLNKDPIEIFEESLENIAPMVEVKSRRVGGATYQVPVEVRPARRTALAMRWLVDFSRKRGEKSMAQRLANEMIDASQNKGGAVKKREDVHRMAEANKAFSHYRF; translated from the coding sequence ATGCCAAGAAGACGTGTAGTCGCCAAGCGCGAAGTACTGCCCGATCCCAAGTTTGGGAACGTGACCCTGGCCAAGTTCATGAACCATGTCATGATCTCTGGTAAGAAGTCCGTGGCAGAGAGCATCGTTTACGGTGCACTGGATCTGGTTTCAGAAAAGCTGAACAAAGATCCGATTGAAATTTTTGAAGAGTCCCTGGAAAACATCGCCCCGATGGTGGAAGTAAAATCCCGTCGCGTTGGTGGTGCTACTTACCAGGTGCCGGTAGAAGTGCGTCCCGCACGTCGTACCGCGCTGGCAATGCGCTGGCTGGTAGATTTCTCCCGTAAGCGCGGCGAGAAGTCCATGGCCCAGCGTCTGGCCAATGAAATGATCGATGCTTCCCAGAACAAGGGCGGCGCGGTCAAGAAGCGTGAAGACGTGCACCGTATGGCGGAAGCCAACAAAGCGTTCTCTCACTATCGTTTCTAA
- the rpsL gene encoding 30S ribosomal protein S12 yields MATINQLVRKPRKRKVEKSDVPALQASPQRRGVCTRVYTTTPKKPNSALRKVCRVRLTNGYEVTSYIGGEGHNLQEHSVVLIRGGRVKDLPGVRYHTVRGALDCAGVNDRKQGRSKYGAKRPKG; encoded by the coding sequence ATGGCAACGATCAACCAGTTGGTTCGTAAGCCGAGAAAACGCAAAGTTGAAAAAAGCGACGTACCTGCACTGCAAGCCAGCCCGCAGCGTCGTGGAGTTTGCACTCGTGTGTACACCACTACACCGAAGAAACCAAACTCTGCGCTGCGTAAAGTTTGTCGTGTGCGCCTGACCAACGGTTACGAAGTAACTTCGTACATCGGCGGTGAAGGCCACAACCTGCAGGAGCACAGCGTGGTGCTGATTCGCGGCGGTCGTGTAAAAGACCTGCCGGGTGTGCGCTACCACACTGTACGCGGTGCACTTGACTGTGCCGGCGTAAACGATCGCAAGCAGGGCCGTTCTAAGTACGGTGCCAAGCGTCCTAAGGGTTAA
- the rpoC gene encoding DNA-directed RNA polymerase subunit beta', translating to MKDLLNLVKAQDQLEEFDAIRIGLASPDMIRSWSYGEVKKPETINYRTFKPEREGLFCAKIFGPVKDYECLCGKYKRMKHRGIICEKCGVEVTKAKVRRERMGHIELASPVAHIWFLKSLPSRIGLLLDMTLRDIERVLYFESYVVTDPGMTTLERGQLLNDEQYFEAMEEFADEFEAKMGAEAIQELMNDIELPSEIQRLREEIPATNSETKIKKLSKRLKLLEAFYKSGNKPEWMVMQALPVLPPDLRPLVPLDGGRFATSDLNDLYRRVINRNNRLKRLLELNAPDIIVRNEKRMLQESVDALLDNGRRGRAITGSNKRPLKSLADMIKGKQGRFRQNLLGKRVDYSGRSVIVVGPTLRLHQCGLPKKMALELFKPFIFGKLEARGLATTIKAAKKMVEREEAVVWDILDEVIREHPVLLNRAPTLHRLGIQAFEPVLIEGKAIQLHPLVCAAYNADFDGDQMAVHVPLTIEAQMESRALMMSTNNILSPANGEPIIVPSQDVVLGLYWMTRERVNDKGEGMFFSDIKEVSRAFYAKQVGLQARVKVRINEAVIGEDGEKHPSRKVYDTTVGRALLWNIVPEGLPFEYVNQPMKKKAISRVLNECYRKVGLKATVIFADQLMYTGFDFSTKSGSSIGVNDFEIPAAKADLIASAEEEVKEIETQFASGLVTAGEKYNKVIDVWSRTNDKVTQAMMAGIKKEPVIDRDGKETEQDSFNSVYMYADSGARGSEAQIRQLAGMRGLMARPDGSIIENAITANFREGLSVLQYFISTHGARKGLADTALKTANSGYLTRRLVDVAQDVVITEIDCGTDDGLTMAPVIEGGDVIESLGDRILGRVVARDVTKPGSDEIAVPAGTMIDEKWVERIETLGIDEVMVRSAITCETAHGICAQCYGRDLARGHRANPGESVGVVAAQSIGEPGTQLTMRTFHIGGAASRASAADSIQVKQPGTVRLHNVKTVKTEGGNLVAVSRSGELAVADSAGRERERYKLPYGAVISVDEGSTIDGGQIVAKWDPHTHPIITEVAGWVKLSGMEDGLSIRKQTDEITGLSSIEVIDPAERPAAGKDLRPAVTLVDENGEELTLASSNAPAHYALPPRAILSLKDSDKVNVGDVIARIPQESGKTKDITGGLPRVADLFEARKPKEPSILAEISGTVSFGKETKGKVRLQITPRDGKPLANGKDHYEVLIPKHRQLTVFEGETVEKGEVISDGPSNPHDILRLKGVEELARYITNEIQEVYRLQGVGINDKHIETIVRQMLRKVEILEMGDSEFIKGDQVEYQRVVEENERLRAEGKQPAQFERLLLGITKASLATESFLSAASFQETTRVLTEAAVTGKEDSLRGLKENVVVGRLIPAGTGLAYHTERKRKRSLQMSQGGYADGPSAEEVEAALTEALKSSGD from the coding sequence TTGAAAGATTTGTTAAACCTGGTGAAAGCCCAGGATCAGCTCGAAGAATTTGACGCTATCCGTATCGGTCTGGCTTCGCCGGACATGATCCGTTCCTGGTCCTACGGCGAAGTGAAAAAGCCGGAGACCATCAACTACCGTACCTTCAAGCCGGAACGCGAAGGCCTGTTCTGCGCCAAGATCTTTGGCCCGGTCAAGGACTACGAGTGCCTGTGCGGTAAGTACAAGCGCATGAAGCACCGCGGCATCATCTGTGAGAAGTGCGGTGTCGAAGTGACCAAGGCCAAGGTGCGTCGTGAGCGCATGGGCCACATCGAACTGGCGAGCCCGGTTGCCCACATCTGGTTCCTGAAATCCCTGCCGTCCCGTATCGGCCTGCTGCTGGATATGACCCTGCGTGATATCGAGCGCGTGCTTTACTTCGAATCCTACGTGGTGACCGATCCGGGTATGACTACCCTGGAGCGCGGCCAGCTGCTGAACGACGAGCAGTACTTCGAAGCAATGGAAGAGTTCGCCGATGAGTTCGAAGCAAAAATGGGTGCCGAAGCCATCCAGGAGCTGATGAACGATATCGAGCTGCCGTCTGAAATTCAGCGCCTGCGCGAAGAGATTCCGGCAACCAACTCCGAGACCAAGATCAAGAAGCTGTCCAAGCGCCTGAAGCTGCTGGAAGCCTTCTACAAGTCCGGTAACAAGCCGGAGTGGATGGTAATGCAGGCACTGCCGGTTCTGCCGCCGGATCTGCGCCCGCTGGTACCGCTGGACGGTGGCCGTTTTGCGACCTCCGACCTGAACGACCTGTACCGTCGCGTGATCAACCGTAACAACCGTCTGAAGCGCCTGCTCGAGCTGAACGCGCCGGACATCATCGTGCGCAACGAAAAGCGCATGCTGCAGGAATCTGTTGATGCCCTGCTGGACAACGGCCGTCGCGGCCGTGCCATCACCGGTTCCAACAAGCGCCCGCTGAAATCCCTGGCCGACATGATCAAGGGTAAACAGGGTCGTTTCCGTCAGAACCTGCTGGGTAAGCGCGTCGACTACTCCGGTCGTTCCGTGATCGTGGTTGGTCCGACCCTGCGTCTGCACCAGTGTGGTCTGCCCAAGAAAATGGCCTTGGAGCTGTTCAAACCGTTCATTTTCGGCAAGCTGGAAGCCCGCGGCCTGGCCACCACCATCAAGGCGGCCAAGAAGATGGTCGAGCGCGAAGAAGCGGTGGTGTGGGACATCCTCGACGAGGTGATCCGCGAGCACCCGGTACTGCTGAACCGTGCACCGACCCTGCACCGTCTGGGTATCCAGGCGTTTGAGCCGGTACTGATTGAAGGTAAGGCGATCCAGCTGCACCCGCTGGTGTGTGCGGCGTACAACGCCGACTTCGACGGTGACCAGATGGCGGTACACGTACCGCTGACGATCGAAGCGCAGATGGAATCCCGCGCGCTGATGATGTCGACCAACAACATCCTGTCGCCCGCCAACGGGGAGCCGATCATCGTACCGTCTCAGGACGTGGTACTGGGCCTGTACTGGATGACCCGTGAGCGCGTGAACGATAAAGGCGAAGGCATGTTCTTCTCCGATATCAAGGAAGTGAGCCGTGCCTTCTACGCCAAGCAGGTTGGCCTGCAGGCGCGCGTGAAAGTGCGCATCAACGAAGCGGTCATCGGTGAAGACGGTGAAAAACACCCGTCGCGCAAGGTCTACGACACTACCGTAGGCCGTGCACTGCTGTGGAACATCGTACCGGAAGGCCTGCCCTTCGAGTACGTGAACCAGCCGATGAAGAAGAAGGCGATTTCCCGCGTTCTGAACGAGTGCTACCGCAAGGTGGGTCTGAAGGCGACCGTTATCTTCGCTGACCAGCTGATGTACACCGGTTTTGACTTCTCCACCAAGTCCGGTTCCTCCATCGGTGTGAACGACTTCGAGATTCCGGCGGCCAAGGCTGACCTGATCGCTTCCGCGGAAGAGGAAGTGAAGGAGATCGAAACCCAGTTCGCATCCGGTCTGGTAACTGCGGGTGAGAAATACAACAAGGTCATCGACGTTTGGTCCCGTACCAACGACAAAGTGACCCAGGCGATGATGGCCGGTATCAAGAAAGAGCCGGTAATCGATCGCGACGGTAAAGAGACCGAGCAGGACTCCTTTAACTCCGTCTACATGTACGCGGACTCCGGCGCTCGTGGTTCTGAAGCGCAGATTCGTCAGTTGGCCGGTATGCGTGGCCTGATGGCGCGTCCGGACGGCTCCATTATTGAGAACGCCATTACCGCGAACTTCCGTGAAGGTCTGAGCGTACTGCAGTACTTCATCTCGACCCACGGTGCTCGTAAAGGTCTGGCGGATACCGCACTGAAAACCGCGAACTCCGGTTACCTGACCCGCCGTCTGGTAGACGTGGCTCAGGACGTGGTGATCACCGAAATCGACTGTGGTACCGACGACGGCCTGACCATGGCGCCGGTGATCGAGGGCGGTGACGTCATCGAATCTCTCGGTGACCGTATCCTCGGCCGTGTGGTTGCGCGCGACGTAACCAAGCCGGGCAGCGACGAGATCGCGGTACCTGCGGGCACCATGATCGACGAGAAGTGGGTAGAGCGTATCGAAACCCTGGGTATCGACGAGGTAATGGTGCGTTCCGCAATTACCTGTGAGACCGCCCACGGTATCTGTGCCCAGTGTTACGGCCGTGACCTGGCCCGTGGTCACCGCGCCAACCCCGGTGAGTCCGTGGGTGTTGTGGCGGCCCAGTCCATCGGTGAGCCGGGTACCCAGCTGACCATGCGTACCTTCCACATCGGTGGTGCGGCAAGCCGTGCTTCTGCGGCGGACAGCATTCAGGTGAAACAGCCTGGTACCGTGCGTCTGCATAACGTGAAGACTGTAAAAACCGAAGGCGGCAACCTGGTAGCGGTTTCCCGCTCCGGTGAGCTGGCAGTGGCGGACAGTGCCGGTCGCGAGCGCGAGCGCTACAAGCTGCCCTACGGTGCTGTGATCAGCGTTGACGAAGGTTCTACCATCGACGGTGGCCAGATCGTGGCCAAGTGGGACCCGCACACTCACCCGATCATCACTGAGGTGGCCGGTTGGGTGAAACTGTCCGGTATGGAAGACGGTCTGTCCATTCGCAAGCAGACCGACGAAATTACCGGTCTGTCCTCCATCGAGGTCATCGATCCGGCAGAGCGCCCGGCGGCGGGTAAAGACCTGCGTCCGGCCGTAACCCTGGTTGACGAGAATGGCGAAGAACTGACTCTGGCGAGCAGCAATGCGCCGGCGCACTACGCGCTGCCGCCGCGGGCCATCCTCAGCCTGAAAGACAGCGACAAGGTGAACGTCGGTGACGTAATCGCGCGTATTCCGCAGGAATCCGGCAAGACCAAGGATATTACCGGTGGTCTGCCGCGAGTTGCTGACCTGTTCGAAGCCCGTAAGCCGAAAGAGCCGTCCATCTTGGCGGAGATCTCCGGTACCGTGTCTTTCGGTAAAGAAACCAAGGGCAAGGTTCGCCTGCAGATCACCCCGCGTGATGGCAAGCCGCTGGCCAATGGCAAGGATCACTACGAAGTACTGATTCCAAAGCACCGCCAGCTGACCGTGTTCGAAGGTGAAACCGTAGAGAAGGGTGAGGTTATCTCCGATGGCCCGTCCAACCCGCACGACATTCTGCGTCTTAAGGGCGTGGAAGAGCTGGCGCGCTACATCACTAACGAGATCCAGGAGGTTTACCGCCTCCAGGGTGTAGGCATCAACGATAAGCACATCGAGACCATCGTGCGTCAGATGCTGCGTAAAGTTGAGATCCTCGAGATGGGCGACTCTGAGTTCATCAAGGGCGACCAGGTGGAATACCAGCGCGTGGTGGAAGAGAACGAGCGCCTGCGTGCCGAAGGCAAGCAACCGGCTCAGTTCGAGCGTCTGCTGCTGGGTATCACCAAAGCGTCTCTGGCGACCGAGTCCTTCCTGTCTGCGGCCTCCTTCCAGGAGACCACCCGGGTACTGACCGAAGCGGCGGTAACCGGCAAGGAAGACAGCCTGCGCGGCCTGAAGGAAAACGTGGTAGTGGGACGTCTGATCCCGGCCGGTACCGGCCTGGCGTACCACACCGAGCGCAAGCGCAAGCGCAGCCTGCAAATGAGCCAGGGCGGTTACGCCGACGGCCCGTCTGCAGAGGAAGTGGAAGCAGCGCTGACCGAAGCCCTGAAATCTTCCGGGGACTGA